The Fragaria vesca subsp. vesca linkage group LG2, FraVesHawaii_1.0, whole genome shotgun sequence genome includes a window with the following:
- the LOC101300777 gene encoding uncharacterized protein LOC101300777, whose product MRGSPISDNDLVSIIMNNVGPLYENTVSSAQARDTPITYESLEALLLSAERRIKDQQQAALDVSSLTTAFHAAQISPRGGRGLDRGPPNYYTARNPTSNFGRGFPLNRGRGASVLGPHPSSSSLFNN is encoded by the exons ATGAGGG GAAGTCCCATCAGTGACAATGATCTCGTATCCATCATCATGAACAATGTTGGACCACTCTATGAGAATACAGTAAGCTCTGCTCAAGCAAGAGACACTCCCATCACATATGAGTCTCTGGAAGCCCTTCTTCTTTCAGCTGAGAGGCGCATCAAAGATCAGCAGCAAGCTGCCCTGGATGTCTCTTCCTTAACCACTGCATTTCATGCTGCACAAATCAGTCCTCGAGGAGGTCGAGGACTCGATCGCGGTCCTCCAAATTACTACACTGCTAGAAACCCTACTTCCAACTTTGGTCGAGGTTTTCCTCTCAATAGAGGGCGAGGTGCTTCTGTTCTTGGACCTCATCCATCCTCCAGTTCCTTGTTCAACAATTAA